The Acetomicrobium flavidum genome window below encodes:
- a CDS encoding N-acyl-D-amino-acid deacylase family protein, with protein sequence MLDIVIKNGTIIDGTGKKGYVADVGIKGEYICKIHDEIKDEAKEYIDAKGFIVSPGFIDAHGHSDFTIFINNFGESKIRQGITTEVVGNCGFTAGPITAEHKDDQLQYLANTIVLSDEMREKWNWESQKSFLDYSSRNGMSFNLAPLVGHGMIRVGVMGFEQRRPTHDEMDRMKALLKHELDNGFYGLSTAFQYEPGNFMEMDEIAELCKLVKEYDGIYTIHMRDEGKDLIPCVKHAIAIARKTRARIQISHLKATYKPNWGKVNEAIALIDDAYNDGLDVGFDVYPYTAFGSGLIDLVPPWAKKDGPKEMVNLLKDEKARRRAVMDMKDGIKDWETIMICDDWDECVKIALLKSEKNKKYEGMTIKEIAKDMQCSPYEAVIQLLIDEDAAVKCIYFAMCEEDLINIMRHCRACFGTDGRACATYGELSKGSVHPRYYGTYPRIFGRYVREKKVLTLEEAVKKSTSLPAERFHIHRRGAVKEGYFADITIFDQDKIIDTATFKNPHQYPQGIEHVIVNGKVVINRDAHTGRLPGVVLQKKTG encoded by the coding sequence ATGCTCGATATAGTTATAAAAAACGGTACGATCATAGATGGAACGGGTAAAAAGGGGTACGTTGCCGATGTCGGGATTAAAGGCGAGTACATATGTAAAATTCATGACGAAATTAAAGATGAGGCCAAAGAATATATTGATGCTAAAGGATTTATAGTATCTCCAGGTTTTATTGATGCCCATGGCCACTCTGACTTTACTATTTTCATAAACAACTTCGGAGAGAGCAAAATAAGGCAGGGCATAACTACTGAGGTGGTTGGAAATTGCGGGTTTACCGCCGGGCCAATCACGGCAGAACATAAGGACGACCAACTCCAATATTTAGCGAATACCATAGTTTTGAGCGATGAGATGAGGGAAAAATGGAATTGGGAAAGTCAAAAAAGTTTTTTGGATTATTCCTCGAGAAATGGGATGTCCTTCAATTTAGCCCCCCTGGTGGGCCATGGAATGATTCGTGTCGGCGTAATGGGGTTTGAACAGAGAAGGCCAACGCATGACGAAATGGATAGGATGAAAGCCCTCCTCAAGCACGAGCTGGATAATGGCTTTTATGGTTTATCCACGGCATTTCAATATGAACCAGGAAATTTCATGGAAATGGATGAAATAGCAGAGTTGTGCAAGTTGGTTAAGGAGTATGATGGTATATATACCATTCACATGCGAGATGAAGGCAAAGATTTAATCCCCTGCGTCAAACATGCCATAGCAATAGCCAGAAAAACCCGGGCGAGGATTCAGATATCCCACTTGAAAGCCACCTATAAACCCAATTGGGGCAAAGTTAACGAAGCAATAGCATTGATTGACGATGCCTACAACGATGGTTTGGATGTGGGATTTGACGTCTACCCCTATACGGCCTTTGGCAGTGGGCTGATCGACTTAGTCCCGCCGTGGGCGAAAAAAGATGGCCCCAAGGAAATGGTGAACTTGCTCAAGGACGAAAAGGCGAGGCGAAGGGCCGTTATGGATATGAAAGACGGGATAAAAGATTGGGAAACGATAATGATCTGCGACGATTGGGATGAATGTGTCAAAATTGCGTTGTTAAAGAGCGAGAAGAATAAAAAGTATGAAGGTATGACCATAAAAGAGATTGCCAAAGACATGCAATGCTCTCCTTACGAAGCCGTAATCCAACTGTTGATCGATGAAGATGCGGCCGTAAAGTGCATATATTTCGCCATGTGCGAAGAGGATTTGATTAACATCATGCGACACTGTAGGGCATGCTTTGGAACCGACGGAAGGGCATGCGCAACCTATGGCGAATTGAGCAAGGGTTCTGTGCATCCGCGTTATTACGGCACATATCCGAGGATATTTGGGCGCTACGTAAGAGAAAAGAAAGTGCTAACTTTGGAAGAGGCCGTTAAAAAATCCACCTCACTACCGGCTGAAAGATTTCACATACACAGGCGCGGAGCGGTTAAAGAGGGTTATTTTGCCGACATAACCATATTTGACCAGGACAAAATTATCGATACCGCTACCTTTAAAAACCCTCACCAGTACCCTCAGGGCATCGAGCATGTCATCGTAAACGGCAAAGTAGTCATAAATCGAGATGCTCATACCGGACGATTGCCGGGTGTGGTCCTTCAGAAAAAAACAGGTTGA
- a CDS encoding helix-turn-helix domain-containing protein: MKSMKGKVIRDIRNQEAKRKQLQKEVFNQRYNATKEAKFIDKEDINMNSFRAIPKSVIQELGLSKAALAVYPVLCCEADFEKDEAFQISQKNIARFAGVSENSVRNALKELENAGLLTKEKVTDGPRHFYVYKVTFYRRPELEANEQRGDAIYFYNCIIDNGIWAELKPRAKVLYLTLRAVAKQDLELYSVIEGENYGGDWNGVNYDDYIRNRKWDVCDISLSKLCKLVKIERTNLTPILEELERYKLIERVGEWTKVYLKPGRLLRHKTLTSKIAY, from the coding sequence ATGAAATCTATGAAAGGGAAAGTCATTCGGGACATTAGGAACCAGGAAGCAAAAAGAAAGCAACTCCAAAAGGAGGTGTTCAACCAGCGGTACAATGCTACGAAAGAGGCGAAGTTCATAGACAAGGAGGATATAAATATGAATAGCTTCCGGGCTATTCCTAAAAGCGTGATACAAGAGCTAGGCTTATCGAAAGCGGCCCTGGCTGTTTATCCGGTGCTCTGCTGTGAGGCCGATTTTGAGAAGGATGAAGCCTTCCAAATATCGCAGAAAAATATTGCCCGCTTTGCAGGAGTGAGCGAGAACAGCGTCCGCAATGCCTTGAAGGAATTGGAGAACGCCGGACTGCTAACAAAAGAAAAGGTTACAGATGGCCCCCGCCACTTCTACGTCTATAAAGTGACCTTTTATCGTAGGCCTGAGCTAGAAGCAAACGAACAACGTGGGGATGCAATCTATTTTTATAACTGCATTATTGATAACGGAATATGGGCTGAGCTAAAACCAAGGGCGAAGGTTCTTTATTTGACCCTGCGTGCTGTCGCGAAGCAGGATCTTGAACTATATTCTGTTATCGAAGGGGAGAATTACGGTGGGGATTGGAACGGGGTTAACTACGATGATTATATCCGCAACCGTAAATGGGACGTCTGCGATATTTCCCTTTCTAAACTCTGTAAGCTAGTTAAAATTGAACGTACGAATCTAACCCCAATATTGGAGGAACTAGAACGATATAAATTGATTGAGAGGGTTGGAGAATGGACGAAAGTTTATCTAAAACCTGGACGTCTGTTAAGACACAAAACCTTAACGTCTAAAATCGCCTATTAA
- a CDS encoding ABC transporter permease — protein sequence MAEEIVNTSRPAENDSALYGLMKRLFRNKAAVFGLIIIALMFLCALFAPMLATYDFAKQDLPSMLQPPSKAHIFGTDEFGRDIYSRIVYGSRVSLEVGFLAVGISLLAGLVLGSVAGYYGRTLDSVICALIDIALAFPMTLLAIAIIAILGPGLFNVCLAIALSSWGSFARIVRGQFLSLKNQEFVEAAKILGYSDVRIIFRHILPNSLAPLVVLTTLEVPKAIIVEATLSFLGLGIQPPLPSWGSIMSSGRSFLFDAPWITVFPGVMIILVVMGFNLFGDALRDTLDPRLRN from the coding sequence ATGGCTGAAGAAATCGTAAATACCAGTAGACCTGCTGAGAACGATAGCGCCCTTTATGGCCTGATGAAGCGATTGTTTCGAAACAAAGCTGCTGTTTTTGGGCTCATTATCATAGCATTAATGTTTTTATGCGCTCTGTTTGCCCCAATGTTAGCTACATACGATTTTGCCAAGCAGGATCTTCCATCGATGTTACAGCCCCCATCGAAGGCCCATATATTTGGTACCGATGAATTCGGACGCGATATTTATAGCAGGATAGTTTATGGCTCCAGAGTATCCTTGGAAGTGGGTTTTTTGGCAGTTGGAATTTCGCTGCTGGCAGGTTTAGTATTGGGAAGCGTCGCCGGTTATTACGGTAGGACACTTGATAGCGTCATATGCGCATTGATCGATATAGCCCTGGCATTTCCCATGACATTGTTGGCCATTGCCATAATAGCGATACTTGGTCCGGGGCTGTTTAACGTCTGCTTGGCAATCGCGCTTTCGTCTTGGGGGTCCTTTGCCCGAATTGTCAGAGGTCAGTTCCTGTCTTTAAAAAACCAAGAATTTGTAGAGGCCGCCAAGATCCTGGGTTACTCGGATGTGCGAATTATATTCCGTCACATACTGCCCAATTCGTTGGCCCCATTGGTAGTTTTAACGACCCTTGAAGTGCCTAAGGCAATAATAGTTGAGGCAACGCTCAGCTTCCTTGGTTTAGGGATACAGCCCCCTCTGCCTAGTTGGGGTTCAATCATGAGTTCTGGTCGCTCTTTTCTTTTCGATGCCCCATGGATAACGGTATTCCCGGGAGTGATGATCATTTTGGTGGTTATGGGCTTTAATCTCTTTGGGGATGCCTTGCGAGATACGCTAGATCCAAGGCTTCGAAACTAG
- a CDS encoding ABC transporter ATP-binding protein, which yields MLDSLLKLQDLRVYFSASSGLFGKKQYVKAVDGINLEIMAGEVLGLVGESGCGKSTLGRSIVRLVEAERDSKIFYRGDNILSYDKRQLKGYRKKAQMVFQDPFGSLNPRLTVGETIEEVLIVHEKATKSERKNKVIRLMDAVGLPAHFRSRYPHELSGGQRQRVVIARALAIDPEFLVCDEPVSALDVSIRAQIINLFEDLQRRFNLTYLFISHDMSVVRHISTRVAVMYLGKIVEIAETDRLFESPLHPYTDALLDSIPDILTEMRGRRKILEGDVPSPLSPPEGCRFHPRCFKAKEKCAIDEPPLIEKGDNHFVACHYA from the coding sequence ATGCTCGATAGTTTGCTCAAGTTGCAAGATTTGAGAGTTTACTTCTCGGCATCAAGTGGCCTATTTGGAAAGAAGCAATATGTAAAAGCCGTCGATGGCATCAATTTGGAAATTATGGCAGGCGAGGTATTAGGCCTAGTTGGTGAGAGCGGCTGCGGCAAATCTACCCTGGGTCGGTCCATTGTGAGGCTGGTGGAAGCTGAAAGGGATAGCAAGATATTTTATCGTGGCGATAACATACTTTCCTACGATAAAAGGCAACTTAAGGGGTATCGTAAAAAGGCCCAGATGGTCTTTCAGGATCCCTTTGGTTCCCTTAACCCAAGGTTGACGGTTGGGGAAACGATAGAAGAGGTGTTAATCGTTCACGAAAAAGCGACCAAATCTGAAAGAAAGAATAAAGTCATCAGGCTTATGGATGCGGTTGGATTACCAGCCCATTTCCGATCTAGATACCCTCACGAATTAAGCGGAGGACAAAGACAGAGGGTTGTCATCGCCAGGGCTTTGGCCATAGATCCCGAGTTTCTCGTCTGTGACGAACCGGTTTCGGCGTTGGACGTCTCCATCAGGGCTCAAATTATAAACCTATTCGAGGATCTTCAAAGAAGGTTTAACTTGACCTATTTGTTCATATCTCATGACATGAGCGTTGTGAGACACATAAGCACACGAGTTGCCGTCATGTACCTTGGGAAAATTGTTGAAATCGCGGAGACCGATAGGTTGTTTGAAAGCCCTCTTCATCCATATACAGATGCATTACTGGATTCAATTCCAGATATCTTAACGGAGATGAGGGGTAGGCGCAAAATTCTTGAGGGAGATGTCCCAAGTCCTTTATCGCCTCCCGAGGGGTGTCGATTTCATCCTAGGTGTTTTAAGGCCAAGGAAAAATGCGCAATTGATGAGCCGCCTCTGATAGAGAAGGGAGATAATCATTTTGTAGCTTGTCATTATGCTTAA
- a CDS encoding gamma-glutamyl-gamma-aminobutyrate hydrolase family protein, giving the protein MKPLIGVSCAWSVETWSSDESQDGYLYVGKEYVDAVLDSGGVPFVLPIVSNEEILKAVAMDIVSVIDGLLLSGGGSVVGMPSKPTRPTLIEQQPIRYQFEKELLLHAREKGMPIFGICRGCQMIAEVFGGKMNYSCFLQGHRQKEPGDRPTHSIKIMDNTKARQVVQVDSMMVNSFHVQCIDFVPEGFVASGISDDGVIEMIESTVDPFVWGTQFHPEEMRLSSELAKRIIDFFIKKAQTYKQSR; this is encoded by the coding sequence TTGAAGCCTTTAATCGGAGTAAGCTGCGCATGGTCTGTAGAGACGTGGTCTTCCGACGAGAGCCAAGATGGTTACCTATACGTTGGAAAGGAATATGTCGATGCTGTTTTGGATTCTGGGGGCGTGCCTTTTGTTCTTCCCATCGTCAGCAATGAAGAAATCCTAAAAGCAGTGGCAATGGACATCGTATCAGTCATTGATGGGTTGTTGCTAAGCGGGGGAGGTAGCGTAGTGGGGATGCCCTCGAAACCAACGCGACCGACACTGATCGAACAGCAGCCAATACGATACCAATTTGAGAAAGAGTTATTGCTCCATGCCCGCGAGAAAGGGATGCCCATATTCGGGATATGTCGCGGTTGCCAGATGATCGCTGAAGTGTTCGGGGGAAAGATGAATTATTCTTGCTTTTTGCAGGGCCATCGGCAAAAAGAGCCTGGCGATCGCCCTACGCATAGCATAAAGATTATGGATAATACCAAAGCTAGACAAGTTGTACAGGTCGACAGCATGATGGTCAACAGCTTTCATGTCCAATGTATAGATTTTGTGCCTGAAGGGTTTGTAGCAAGCGGGATCTCAGATGACGGAGTGATCGAGATGATCGAATCGACTGTTGATCCCTTTGTTTGGGGGACTCAATTTCATCCCGAAGAAATGCGTTTATCCAGCGAGTTGGCAAAAAGGATCATCGATTTTTTCATAAAAAAAGCTCAAACTTATAAACAATCACGATAG
- a CDS encoding ABC transporter permease, which produces MLRYFARRMTFLVLTLLGMTIIIFSMLHLAPGDPIDLIVGPNVTPEVRENIRHQYGLDEPLVVQYFGFMKSLLHGDLGESIIQHKPVSELIAERFFVTLELSITALVISFLIAIPIGIKAALKRNTITDYSLMAVSLIGISMPTFWFGLMLLYIVAFKLRLFPISGYGTWKHLILPALTIGITDAALVARMVRSSMLEVIRQDYIRTARSKGLAERVVINKHALRNALIPIITLFGLRIGWVVGGSVVVEIVFARPGLGRLMVDSILARDYPVVQGTMIVLTTCIILGNLFADVLYAIVDPRIKLR; this is translated from the coding sequence ATGTTGCGCTATTTTGCTAGGCGTATGACGTTTCTTGTTTTAACCTTGTTGGGCATGACGATCATAATATTTTCCATGCTTCATCTGGCTCCTGGAGATCCGATAGATTTGATCGTCGGCCCCAATGTTACGCCAGAGGTTAGGGAAAATATACGTCACCAATATGGTTTGGATGAGCCCCTGGTAGTTCAGTATTTTGGCTTCATGAAATCCCTATTGCATGGAGATCTTGGAGAATCGATAATTCAGCATAAGCCGGTCTCAGAGCTGATAGCTGAGAGATTTTTTGTAACATTGGAATTAAGCATAACGGCTTTAGTGATATCCTTTTTGATCGCAATACCAATAGGTATCAAAGCCGCATTGAAGAGAAATACGATTACAGATTATTCGCTCATGGCAGTTTCTTTAATTGGCATTTCAATGCCAACATTTTGGTTTGGGCTCATGCTCCTTTATATAGTGGCTTTCAAGTTGAGGCTTTTCCCCATTTCTGGTTACGGGACGTGGAAGCATCTTATTTTGCCGGCGTTAACGATAGGTATAACTGATGCCGCTTTGGTTGCGCGAATGGTGCGATCGAGCATGCTCGAGGTCATTCGTCAGGATTATATACGTACTGCTCGAAGCAAAGGGCTAGCTGAAAGAGTAGTGATTAACAAACATGCCTTGAGAAACGCTCTCATTCCGATCATTACCCTGTTTGGGTTGCGCATCGGATGGGTAGTTGGCGGGTCCGTTGTAGTGGAGATCGTCTTTGCAAGACCAGGATTGGGAAGGTTGATGGTAGACTCCATATTGGCTCGCGATTACCCTGTCGTGCAGGGAACAATGATTGTTTTGACGACATGCATAATACTGGGGAACCTCTTCGCGGATGTTTTGTATGCTATCGTAGATCCCAGAATAAAGCTAAGATGA
- a CDS encoding SH3 domain-containing C40 family peptidase has translation MANDRLGVKWLTYWHCAIVAVALLLSFLFCPSELEGLEGLSPKVSQNPFYYLNDDFGQPILPSLEQAMRADRARGRFFLPWTEGGFRHLKEDLLWPFRAYLPGGVYDEAGILRQKGWFDELYDKVKVEAFGGVDAPGITLAEVDLRLFPTYEPIFLSPELPGEGYPFDYGQVSHVNGGEPIRISHFSADNSWAYVETSFAAGWVDAEKIALVSREAIEGCLSMPMAAVVKDNEAVSENGRFLFNVKIGALFPLNKELLYELEVLVPTGRDERGFAKFDCVRLPRETVRRWPLEFTQWNAAAIINEMIGESYGWGGLSGKRDCSATTRDFFLPFGVWLPRNSKAQAESGVFISLEGLTALQKERLIIERGTPFASLLYKPGHIMLYVGTYRGKVVVFHNLWGLKTQVKGKEGRYVIGRSIFSTLDIGNDFPDIRSEDLLINNITGLAGIL, from the coding sequence ATGGCAAACGATAGGCTTGGCGTGAAATGGCTGACCTATTGGCATTGCGCGATAGTTGCAGTCGCCTTGCTTTTAAGCTTCTTATTCTGTCCTTCTGAGCTCGAAGGTCTTGAAGGTTTGTCGCCCAAGGTCTCGCAGAACCCCTTTTATTATCTAAACGACGACTTTGGTCAGCCCATATTGCCGAGCCTTGAGCAGGCAATGCGGGCTGACCGTGCAAGAGGCAGGTTTTTTCTTCCCTGGACGGAAGGAGGCTTTAGGCACTTAAAAGAAGACCTGCTTTGGCCCTTTAGAGCTTACCTGCCCGGAGGGGTTTACGATGAAGCCGGAATTTTGCGCCAAAAAGGGTGGTTTGACGAATTATACGACAAGGTCAAGGTCGAAGCCTTTGGCGGCGTAGACGCCCCAGGCATAACGCTTGCGGAGGTCGACCTTAGGCTATTTCCTACGTATGAGCCGATTTTCTTGTCGCCCGAGCTTCCCGGCGAAGGATATCCCTTCGACTATGGGCAGGTATCTCATGTAAACGGAGGAGAGCCGATCAGGATCTCGCATTTTTCCGCTGACAACTCCTGGGCATACGTTGAAACTTCCTTTGCCGCAGGTTGGGTCGACGCCGAAAAGATTGCTCTTGTAAGCAGGGAAGCAATCGAAGGGTGTTTGTCGATGCCGATGGCGGCAGTGGTAAAGGATAACGAAGCGGTAAGCGAAAACGGCCGTTTTCTTTTTAACGTCAAAATAGGTGCCCTTTTCCCGCTAAATAAGGAGTTGCTATATGAGCTTGAAGTGCTTGTGCCGACAGGCAGGGATGAAAGGGGATTTGCCAAGTTCGACTGCGTTCGCTTGCCAAGGGAAACAGTAAGGAGGTGGCCTCTGGAGTTTACGCAGTGGAACGCTGCCGCGATCATAAACGAGATGATCGGAGAAAGCTACGGCTGGGGTGGTTTGTCCGGCAAAAGGGACTGCTCGGCCACTACCAGAGATTTCTTCTTGCCCTTCGGCGTGTGGTTGCCCAGGAACTCAAAGGCGCAGGCAGAAAGCGGGGTGTTTATCTCCCTTGAGGGGTTGACGGCCCTTCAAAAGGAAAGGCTCATAATCGAGAGGGGGACCCCCTTTGCGAGCTTGCTCTACAAGCCTGGCCATATCATGCTTTATGTCGGCACCTACAGGGGAAAGGTCGTAGTTTTTCATAACCTTTGGGGGCTTAAGACGCAAGTCAAGGGCAAGGAGGGCCGTTACGTCATAGGCCGTTCTATATTCAGCACCCTGGATATCGGAAATGATTTTCCGGACATCAGATCGGAGGACCTCTTGATCAACAACATAACGGGATTGGCGGGTATACTGTAA
- a CDS encoding ABC transporter ATP-binding protein codes for MEMPLLDVRNLKTYFYIEDVVIPAVDSVSFVVQPGETLGIVGESGSGKSVTALSIMRLIPQPPAKIIDGEILFKGEDLMLKSEDEMRKIRGNEISMIFQEPMTSLNPVLTVGAQISEAIMLHQGASKKEALEKSEHLLHLCKVSLPRKRLHQYPHELSGGMRQRVMIAMALACNPSLLIADEPTTALDVTVQAQILELILDLQEKMGTAVLFITHDLGVINEVADNVAVMYCGRIVEYGKTKDVLRHPLHPYTKGLLASLPTIRGPRRPLKPIKGTVPSPQEIASGCKFAPRCDYAGCDCKNVEPPLVNIDDRLVRCHSIP; via the coding sequence ATGGAAATGCCGCTGTTGGACGTTAGGAACCTAAAGACCTATTTTTACATTGAAGATGTTGTCATTCCAGCGGTGGATTCTGTAAGTTTCGTCGTTCAGCCTGGCGAAACTTTAGGAATAGTGGGAGAATCAGGGTCAGGCAAGAGCGTTACAGCCCTTTCGATAATGCGTTTAATCCCCCAACCCCCTGCAAAGATAATCGATGGAGAGATTTTATTTAAAGGCGAAGACCTCATGCTTAAGAGTGAGGATGAGATGAGGAAGATCCGTGGAAACGAGATCTCCATGATTTTTCAGGAACCGATGACCTCCTTAAATCCCGTTCTTACAGTTGGAGCTCAGATTTCTGAAGCAATTATGCTTCATCAGGGAGCATCCAAGAAAGAAGCGTTAGAGAAAAGCGAACACCTGTTGCACCTTTGCAAAGTCTCTCTCCCCAGAAAGCGACTGCATCAATATCCACACGAGCTAAGCGGTGGCATGAGACAACGCGTCATGATCGCCATGGCCTTAGCCTGCAATCCAAGTTTATTGATAGCCGATGAACCTACAACTGCATTAGATGTAACGGTTCAAGCCCAAATTCTCGAACTCATACTGGACCTTCAAGAAAAAATGGGCACGGCCGTGTTGTTCATTACACACGACCTTGGGGTGATCAATGAAGTCGCCGATAACGTGGCCGTAATGTATTGTGGACGTATCGTAGAGTATGGGAAGACGAAAGATGTTCTAAGGCATCCGCTTCATCCCTATACAAAAGGGCTTTTGGCTTCTTTGCCCACCATCAGGGGACCCAGAAGGCCGCTCAAGCCAATTAAAGGTACAGTTCCGTCACCTCAAGAAATAGCTTCGGGTTGCAAGTTTGCCCCGCGTTGCGATTATGCAGGATGTGATTGCAAAAACGTCGAACCTCCCCTTGTAAATATTGATGATCGACTTGTGCGATGTCATAGCATCCCATGA
- a CDS encoding ABC transporter substrate-binding protein, whose translation MGKMKGFLRVPVFVASMLILLFGVFGMMLMGPPTMAAEKKVIVQAMDRDPDILDTIKAAWYSDALIYLHDRLVSRDYNFGYRPGLATSWDVSGDGLVWTFHLRQGVTFHDGTPFTAKDVKWTIDTIKDPKTASPFAGDLKAIDKVKIVDDYTVQVFLKYPFPNLLFNLSNTASGIQKAGCYDKYGDDYGIKVVIGTGPFMFKEWVRGDRIVLVKNPNYHWGPEWMSNQGPPLFDELVIRTIPEESSRIMELVTGGVHVLRDVPPLQVDKLKNNPEINIFTEQSTRLGYLAYACDKKPFDNVLVRRAINHAVDRDTIVKYIFNGHATPAYGYLPPALKDEYLAESEKLGYKYDPAKAKALLAEAGFSKGFETTLSAENDSTSKRLAEVLQAQLADVGIKAKIQLYDSASYVAMLKAGQQDLFIRLYSWPNADILDWFLLSSQFPYPNHSRWCDPKTDELINSAASAPTWEKRAQGYKEVQRHLIEQAVWCPIYIPDMMLAVRKEVINFKIHPWMIQYSDGIDIKTK comes from the coding sequence ATGGGTAAGATGAAGGGGTTTTTAAGGGTACCTGTTTTTGTAGCTTCTATGTTGATCTTGCTTTTTGGGGTTTTTGGCATGATGCTCATGGGGCCACCCACGATGGCGGCTGAAAAAAAGGTGATCGTTCAAGCCATGGACCGAGATCCTGACATTCTGGATACTATAAAAGCGGCGTGGTATTCCGATGCATTGATCTATTTACACGATCGCCTTGTGTCGAGGGATTACAATTTTGGGTACCGTCCGGGCCTCGCGACAAGTTGGGATGTATCTGGGGATGGATTGGTATGGACCTTTCACCTGCGTCAAGGTGTCACTTTCCATGATGGGACTCCATTTACTGCCAAGGACGTGAAGTGGACGATCGATACAATAAAGGATCCCAAGACCGCATCTCCTTTCGCAGGCGATCTGAAGGCGATCGACAAGGTCAAAATTGTCGACGATTATACTGTGCAAGTCTTCTTAAAATATCCTTTCCCGAATTTGCTCTTCAATCTATCAAACACAGCATCAGGAATACAGAAGGCTGGTTGTTATGACAAGTACGGAGATGATTACGGCATAAAAGTAGTCATAGGAACGGGGCCCTTCATGTTCAAGGAGTGGGTGCGTGGGGACAGGATAGTTCTCGTTAAGAATCCTAACTACCATTGGGGTCCCGAATGGATGTCAAATCAAGGGCCACCTCTCTTCGATGAGCTGGTCATTCGAACGATCCCGGAAGAAAGTTCGCGCATCATGGAATTGGTGACCGGTGGCGTTCATGTCCTCCGCGATGTGCCTCCGCTCCAGGTTGATAAACTAAAAAACAATCCCGAGATAAATATTTTTACTGAACAGTCAACGAGGCTGGGATATCTTGCATATGCATGCGACAAGAAGCCCTTCGATAACGTCCTTGTGAGGAGGGCCATTAACCATGCTGTCGATAGGGATACGATAGTGAAATACATCTTCAATGGCCACGCAACGCCGGCATATGGCTATCTTCCCCCGGCCCTAAAGGACGAATATCTTGCTGAAAGCGAAAAATTGGGTTATAAATACGATCCCGCTAAGGCAAAAGCCCTGCTTGCAGAGGCAGGATTCTCTAAAGGCTTTGAGACGACCCTGTCTGCAGAGAATGACTCCACATCGAAAAGGCTCGCCGAGGTACTTCAGGCACAACTAGCCGATGTGGGCATCAAGGCCAAGATCCAGCTATATGACAGCGCAAGCTATGTGGCCATGTTGAAGGCAGGTCAACAGGATTTGTTCATTCGTCTATATAGTTGGCCTAATGCGGATATTCTAGACTGGTTCTTGTTGTCGTCGCAATTTCCATACCCGAACCACTCTCGCTGGTGCGACCCAAAGACGGATGAATTGATCAACTCTGCAGCGTCTGCTCCTACATGGGAAAAACGGGCGCAAGGGTATAAGGAAGTACAAAGACATCTCATCGAGCAGGCAGTATGGTGTCCCATCTATATCCCGGATATGATGTTGGCTGTGCGTAAAGAAGTGATAAACTTCAAGATTCATCCATGGATGATTCAATATAGCGACGGCATCGACATTAAGACGAAATAG